The region AGTTAAAAAATTTATAAAGACGTATGATGACGCAATAATCAAAATGCAGGCCTGCGTTACTGGATAATCTCTTGTTTGAATCGATGTAACTAATAGTCTACCTAAACCATCCCAGCTAAAAATAGTCTCTGTAATAACTGCACCTGACAATAATGAACCAAACTGCATACCGATAATAGTAATTAAGGGAATCAAAACCAACCTAAACATATGGTGCAATGTTATTGCTAACTCACCTAACCCTTTTGCTCTTGCTGTTCTAACTACATCTGAGTTAATAATCTCAAGCATAGAGTTTCTTGTCATTTTAATAATTACTGCAAGCAGCCCAAGCGAGAGAGTAAGGGCTGGCAAAATAATTGCATATTTACTTTCCATCCCGCTAACAGGAAGCAAGCCTAAATAAATAGACATCATTAAAATTAATAATGGCCCGAGAAAAAAATGAGGAATAGAGATAAAAAATAAACTAACGTTAGTGATGCACCTATCAATATAACTCCCATGAAATTTGGCTGCCAGAATACCACCTATGAAACCAAAAAAAATGGCAATGCCTAAAGCCAAAGAAGCAAGAGTGTAGGTGTTCTTCATGGCATCTAATAATTGAGGTTTAATTGGCATATTAGTTAGGATTGATGTCCCAAAATTACCCTGAGCTAACTGGCCAATTGAATTGATTATTTGTTCAATAATTGACTTATCTAGACCTAGCTCACTTCTTAATTTTTCTTGGTCTGTCAATGAAGACGACTCCCCCATCATAACCAAGACAGGGTCACCAGGAATAAGGTGAAGTATTAAAAAAGTTATGAGAAAAATACCAAAAATTTGGCAAACACTTGTCAAGAGAAGCTTAAGCAAAATTAATTCTCATTAATAAAGACACTAGTTCCCAGCGATACAAGATTAAAAAGTTCAATGACATCCCTATTGCCCATTCTAATGCATCCCTCAGAGATAGGATGTCCTAGGTCTTTCTCATAGGGAGTACCATGAATATAGATGTACCTTTGCATCGTATCAACATCCCCTAAGCGGTTAAAGCCCACCTCACACCCTGATAACCAAATAATTCTTGATAATATCCAATCTTTTTGAGGTTCGGATAGATAAGATTCGGCAGTCCAAATTTCATTTGTTGGTCTTCGAGCTGAAAAAACCGTAAATATAGGAAGTGTATCCCCTATTTTAGCTCTTACAATATGCTTTCCTAGAGGTGTTTTAAAGCTATCCTTTTGTTGGCCAACACCTCTTTTTGCTGTGGAAATTGAAAAGCGTTTCATTAGGATGCCTTTATCAAAAAAAGATAAATTCTGTTTTTTTATTGAGACATCGACATATGTGCTATTAATTTTTTTTAATCCCATCTAATCCATTCCAGCTACCATCAAATGAAAGTTTATAATTTGAGATGTTTTTTCTAAAAGCAGCAAATCCACCCTCATACCATAATGGAATAAGCCCCGTATCTCGATAAGCTTTTAATATTACCTTATTCCAAACATTTTTTTCTATTGCCTCTGATAAATGTTGATCCATCCTTTTATTTATATACTGACCCCTATTAAGCCCTACAGGCGGTAATTGAGTTGAAGAAAAAATTTTAAAATAGATATCAGGATTAGTGATGCCCACCCAAGTTAATGTATATAGCTGAAAATTACCTGACTGGATGTCCCTGAAAAAAGTACCCCAATCTAATGACTTTATCTCTAAATCAATACCAACATCCTTTAGTTGTTTTTGGATAATTGTTGCAATCTTTACTCTAAATGGGTCAGTAGATGTCTTTAAAATCAATTTTATTGGTTTTGTTATATCCATCTGTGAGATTAATTTTCTTGCCTCATTAGGATCATAGTTATCATCTGTTATATCGATACTGGCCCAATGCTCAGGAGGGAGAATTTGCTGAGAAAGTCTTGATTTTTCTGGTAAAAAAAACTCTAGGATCTCTCTTTGGTTTATAGCCAATAATAGCGCCCTCCGAAATTGAATATTTTTAAGGTACTTATCCTTAAAATTAAATCCAACGTAGGAAACGTTTGATCCAAAACTAGATATCACATTTAAATTTTTATTATCTTGAATCACTTTTATCATTTCAAAAGGAAGGTCATTTTGTATTAAATCTATTTCTCCATTTATTAGTTTTAATAACCGTACCGTAGGATCTTTAATTTCAATTAAATTAATCCTTTGATCATCTTTGCGTCTAACTAGTTTGATGTTTGGGGAGCTCTCTATCATTTTAAAAATACCTGATCCCGCTGGATTAACAGAAAAGTTATGATTTTCCTTTAATAATTTTTCAGGAAGAATAAAAAAATTAAGCTGTGATAAGAAATTGGGTTCATTTTTAAAAAGATGGATGTGAAAAATATTATCTGATACCTTTTCGATGGACTTTATATTTTTAAGTTGTTGATAATAGGGTGATGTGGAAAGATCTTTTAAATTTGAAATGGTAGCTATTATATCGTTAATATTTAAGGTGCCCCCTCCGCTAAAACTCGGTAAGTCTTTCTTTAACTGAAAAGCATATTGAAGGTTATTTTTTTTCTTAAACGTAACGACATTTGATCTTGGGAGGAACTCATCGTCTAGATAGATGAAGGATGTATAAATTAGGTAGGATAATTTTTTTGATGCAGCATCTGATTGAAATCTTGGGTCAAGTTGTTGGGGTTTTTGGGCTATCCCAAATCTAATTTCATCCTCATCAAAATTTTCAGCACAACCAAGCAACAAAAAAGCCAACAGAAAATGTAGGCTCATTTTTTGTAATAGATTTAACACTAGGTTATATTTTTTAAAAAATTTTTAAATTCAAATTTCATGCCCATGCTTTTAAAAAATTATCCCAATGAGATTTTTTGTAATTGCTAATAGCGTTTCTAAATTGATCTATTTCAAACTCATAAGCGTTAGATGTTAATTCTTTTTTTGACAATAAGTACCTCAAATAAACTAAATATGTGTTGGCAACGTCGGTCTCACAGTAATTTCTTATCGATGCTAAGTCCCCATTTAAAAATGCCTCCCAGACCTTACCTCCATCCATATCAAGCTTTCCAGGAAAGCCATAAACCTTACATATTTCATTTAATGACGCGTTATTTCTCCCATTAAACATAGCTAAAGTATCCATCAGATCGAGGTGCCTTCGATGATATCTACTCATATAATTATTCCATTT is a window of Methylophilales bacterium DNA encoding:
- a CDS encoding ABC transporter permease, producing MLKLLLTSVCQIFGIFLITFLILHLIPGDPVLVMMGESSSLTDQEKLRSELGLDKSIIEQIINSIGQLAQGNFGTSILTNMPIKPQLLDAMKNTYTLASLALGIAIFFGFIGGILAAKFHGSYIDRCITNVSLFFISIPHFFLGPLLILMMSIYLGLLPVSGMESKYAIILPALTLSLGLLAVIIKMTRNSMLEIINSDVVRTARAKGLGELAITLHHMFRLVLIPLITIIGMQFGSLLSGAVITETIFSWDGLGRLLVTSIQTRDYPVTQACILIIASSYVFINFLTEVAYRFLDPRMRH
- a CDS encoding L,D-transpeptidase, encoding MGLKKINSTYVDVSIKKQNLSFFDKGILMKRFSISTAKRGVGQQKDSFKTPLGKHIVRAKIGDTLPIFTVFSARRPTNEIWTAESYLSEPQKDWILSRIIWLSGCEVGFNRLGDVDTMQRYIYIHGTPYEKDLGHPISEGCIRMGNRDVIELFNLVSLGTSVFINEN
- a CDS encoding ABC transporter substrate-binding protein, with translation MSLHFLLAFLLLGCAENFDEDEIRFGIAQKPQQLDPRFQSDAASKKLSYLIYTSFIYLDDEFLPRSNVVTFKKKNNLQYAFQLKKDLPSFSGGGTLNINDIIATISNLKDLSTSPYYQQLKNIKSIEKVSDNIFHIHLFKNEPNFLSQLNFFILPEKLLKENHNFSVNPAGSGIFKMIESSPNIKLVRRKDDQRINLIEIKDPTVRLLKLINGEIDLIQNDLPFEMIKVIQDNKNLNVISSFGSNVSYVGFNFKDKYLKNIQFRRALLLAINQREILEFFLPEKSRLSQQILPPEHWASIDITDDNYDPNEARKLISQMDITKPIKLILKTSTDPFRVKIATIIQKQLKDVGIDLEIKSLDWGTFFRDIQSGNFQLYTLTWVGITNPDIYFKIFSSTQLPPVGLNRGQYINKRMDQHLSEAIEKNVWNKVILKAYRDTGLIPLWYEGGFAAFRKNISNYKLSFDGSWNGLDGIKKN